TTACTGGAGCGGAGAGATGTTGACGAGGTCGTCATTGCGACCCCGGACCACTGGCACGGCAAGATCGCTGTCGAGGCAATGCAGGCCGGCAAGCATGTCTATGTGGAGAAGCCGATGACTCGCTATCTCGATGAAGCGATGGAGATGTGGGAGACGGCAAAGAGTACGAACCGCCTTGTTCAGGTCGGCTCTCAAGGCTGTTCCGACAGCCGATGGCATCAAGCGGGCCAGGTGGTCAAGGACGGAAAGGTCGGCAAACTGCTGTGGGCCCAGGGAAGCTACTGCCGCAACAATCCGGGGGGCGAGTGGAATTATCACATCGACCCGGATGCGAACGCCGGAAACCTGGACTGGAAGATGTGGCTTGGATCAGCTCCGAAGCGCGACTGGGATCCGGAGCGGTATTTCCGCTGGAGGAAGTACTGGGACTACGGCACTGGGATCATCGGTGACCTGTGGCCGCACCGTCTCTATCCACTGATGATTGCGATGAATCTCACCGATTTCCCGAAGCGTGTTGCCTGCATCGGCAGCGACATCACGAAGAGCGACAAGGGCTATGGTGCACCGAGAGATGTTGCAGACGCGACGATGATGATGGTCGAGTTCCCCGGCGGGGAGATGATCTACTTGGCCGGCTCCACCGTCAACGAGCAGGGTCTGCAGGACATCATCCGCTTCAACAAGGGGACGATGTATATCGGCGACGGCTTCACGGTCAAGCCCGAGAGACCCTACGTGGACGAACTTGAGGAGTTCTCGGAACCCCGGAAGGGCCCGGGCGAGAGCCAGGTCGAGCATCACAAGA
The sequence above is a segment of the Armatimonadota bacterium genome. Coding sequences within it:
- a CDS encoding Gfo/Idh/MocA family oxidoreductase encodes the protein MEQKDQKGLSRRQFMRSAGMTAAGMVAGTLLGDRVIAATTGVAPAAGRVIGANDRINMGVIGVGGMGGGHLHALKGLEADQNIKVVAVCDVFEKRRNAAKVTAQVDDASVYGDYRKLLERRDVDEVVIATPDHWHGKIAVEAMQAGKHVYVEKPMTRYLDEAMEMWETAKSTNRLVQVGSQGCSDSRWHQAGQVVKDGKVGKLLWAQGSYCRNNPGGEWNYHIDPDANAGNLDWKMWLGSAPKRDWDPERYFRWRKYWDYGTGIIGDLWPHRLYPLMIAMNLTDFPKRVACIGSDITKSDKGYGAPRDVADATMMMVEFPGGEMIYLAGSTVNEQGLQDIIRFNKGTMYIGDGFTVKPERPYVDELEEFSEPRKGPGESQVEHHKNMFDSIRKNKQPNCGIELGVRVQTMVSMAETSYRKNKMMVFDQSRLRMRAG